The Candidatus Eremiobacterota bacterium genome includes a window with the following:
- a CDS encoding lasso peptide biosynthesis B2 protein, with protein MTLDLHAPLPRPGRSIRYANVDGLQVVLDLTSASYYVLDDVASAMWSVVTERSDIESALVELASSFGVERERLRGNFDRFVTDCVARGFLEFPAPPVPVLRRAPAVRPAVVPSSGLLLAALAWRSLIETRASLARQGFRAVYERCASLPLTVPGAGLERAAAAFRRAENFSISRHAPDDCLPRSLALYRFLRLAGIPATHVIGVTRIPFQAHAWVEFGGHPVLDDSPVRAGMTPLARLPATG; from the coding sequence ATGACGCTCGATCTGCACGCGCCGCTGCCGCGACCCGGACGCTCGATCCGGTATGCGAACGTCGACGGGCTGCAGGTGGTGCTGGACCTCACGAGCGCCTCGTACTACGTGCTCGACGACGTCGCGAGCGCGATGTGGTCGGTCGTGACCGAACGATCCGACATCGAGTCTGCGCTCGTCGAGCTGGCCTCGAGCTTCGGCGTCGAACGGGAGCGGCTGCGCGGCAATTTCGACCGCTTCGTAACCGATTGTGTCGCGCGCGGCTTTCTCGAGTTTCCGGCGCCGCCGGTGCCTGTGCTGCGACGTGCGCCGGCGGTGCGGCCGGCCGTCGTGCCGTCCTCGGGTCTGCTACTGGCCGCGCTCGCGTGGCGCAGCCTGATCGAAACGCGCGCGTCGCTCGCGCGCCAGGGGTTCCGGGCGGTGTACGAGCGCTGCGCGAGCCTGCCCTTAACCGTGCCCGGCGCCGGCTTGGAGCGTGCGGCGGCCGCCTTCCGCCGAGCCGAGAACTTCAGCATCTCTCGGCATGCTCCCGACGACTGCTTGCCGCGTTCGCTCGCGCTCTACCGCTTTCTCCGGCTGGCCGGCATCCCGGCGACGCACGTGATCGGGGTGACGCGGATTCCGTTCCAAGCCCACGCCTGGGTCGAGTTCGGCGGCCACCCGGTCCTCGACGACTCTCCAGTGCGGGCCGGTATGACTCCCCTTGCAAGACTACCGGCCACAGGATAG